A segment of the Streptomyces sp. Tu 2975 genome:
CTCGAGCACCGCATACGGATCGTCGGTGTCCTGCACCCGGCCCATGCCGGGGTGCAGCATGTCCTCCTGCGCCTCCAGGAGGACGGCGGCCAGCACCTCTTCCTTGTTGGTGAAGTAGGTGTAGAAGGATCCCGACGCGCATCGGGCCTCTTTGGTGATGTCGACCAGCCGCGTGTCGAGGTAGCCGTCCCGCTCGAACACCTTCCGCGCGGCCTTCACCAAAGCGGCGCGTGTGCGCGCTCCGCGCTGCGTCGTGGGCGGCTCGCGAAGGGGCGAGCTGGGCGCCATGGGCGGTGCCTTCTCGCTGTCCTCGGGCGCAGTGGTGTCCATGCCCGGAAGTGTAATTGAATCCGACGCCGGACTCATGAATGCTCGCGGTGCGCGGACTCGTGCGGCTCCCCCGTACACCGTCACATGCACCGAAGCCGACGCTTCGCCGCGGCGTACTCACCGGCGAGGCGCTCGACGACCGCTGCAGCGGGAAGTACCGCCCCGACCGCACCGACGCCCTGACCGGCGCCCCAGATGTCCCGCCACGCCTTCGCCTCGATGTCCCGGTTCCCGAAGTCCATGGCGGACGGATCGGAGCCGGGTAGTGCGGCCGGATCGAGCCCCGCGGCCTCGATGCTGCCCCGGAGGTAGTTGCCGTGCACGCCGGTGAACAGGTCGGAGTACACGATGTCCGCAGCGGTGGAGTCCACGATCATCTGCTTGTACCGGCCCTCCGAGTTCGCCTCGTCGGTGGCGATGAACGCCGAACCCACGTAGGCGAGGTCGGCGCCGGCGGCCTGCGCGGCGAGGATCGAGCGGCCGTGGGCGATGGAGCCCGACAGCAGAAGGGGGCCGTCGAACCAGTCGCGAATCTCCTGGACGAGTGCGAAGGGTGACAGCGTGCCGGCGTGACCGCCCGCGCCCGCGGCGACGGCGATCAGGCCGTCCGCACCCTTCTCCACCGCCTTGTGCGCGAACCGGTTGCTGATGACATCGTGCAGCACGATGCCGCCGTAGGAGTGGACCGCATCGTTGACATCGGCCCGGGCGCCGAGAGAGGTGATGATGATCGGCACCTCGAACTCCACGACGGTCGCGAGGTCCTCCTCGAGGCGTGAGTTGGTCTTGTGCACGATGAGATTGACCGCGAACGGCGCGGACGGTGCCTCGGGGTGGTCGGCGTCGTGCTTGGCCAACTCCCGCGTTATGCGCTGCAGCCATTCGCGCAGCGCCGACCGGGGCCGCGCGTTCAGCGTGGGGAAGGAGCCCACGATCCCGGAGGTCGACTGGGCGATGACCAGCTCCGGAGTGGACACGATGAACATCGGAGATGCGACCACGGGCAGGCGAAGCCGGTCCCGCAACACGGGGGGCAGGCTCATGAGCGACTCACCATGTGTCATGCGTCTTTCTTCTGTGGCGGACGCATCTCGTCCGTCGGCGGATGTTCAGTGGCGGCGGGCGGGTACGTCGCCGGGCCCGGGTTCGCGGGTCAGTTCCGTACGGTCGATCGAACGCTTGAGGATCTTCCCGCTGGGGCCCTTGGGCAGCGCGTCGACGAACCGGATGATGCGGGGGACCTTGTAGGCGGACAAGCGCTCGCGTGTCCAGGTCGACACCTCGGCGGCGCCGAGTTCGGAACCGGGGCGGGTGGCGACGAGCGCGGCGACCTCCTCGCCGTAGTGGTCGTCGGGAACGCCGATCACGGCTGCCTCGATGACGTCCGGGTGCTCGTAGAGGACTTCCTCGACCTCACCGGGGTAGACGTTGTAGCCGCCACGGATGATCAGGTCCTTGATCCGGTCGACGATACGCAGGTCGCCGTCCGTGTCGGTTTCACCCAGGTCGCCGGTCCGGAACCAGCCGTCGGGTGAGATTGCCGCGGCGGTGTCCGCGGGGCGGTTCCAGTAGCCACGCATCACCGTGGGCCCCTTGATGTGGACCTCGCCGACGGTACCCGGCGGGCACTCGTTCCCGTCGATGTCCCGCACCTGCACCTGCAGCCGCGGGACCGCCCGCCCGGTGTACCCCGTTTTGCCACCGCGGTCGATGTCGTTGAAGGTGCCGAACGCGGTGGTCTCTGTGAGCCCATAGCCCTCGAGGATGGTGCAGCCGAACCGGGCCTCGAAGGCACGGGCGATCTCCCCGGGCAGGGACGCACCGCCGGAGACGGCGACGCGGAGGCCGGCGAAGTCCGCCGGATTCGCGCCACCCGCCGCATGCAGCATCGCGTTCCACATGGTCGGTACGCCGGCCATGATGGTGAGCCGGTCGCGGCGCAGCATCTCCAGCATCGACGTCGGGTCGAATCGGGCCAGCAACGACATCGAGCCGCCCGCGGTCAAGGTCGCCATCATGACGGACGCCTGGCCGAACACGTGGAACAGCGGGAGGCCGGTACCGGTCCGGTCGGCACTCGATCCACGGCTGCACTCCGCCCCGATCTCCCCGGCGGACAACAGGTTCCCGACGGTGAGTCGGGCACCCTTCGGCCGCCCTGTCGTACCCGAGGTGTACAGGATGGCCGCGGTCTCGTCGCGGTCCCGGTCGACGAGGGGGAAGGGGGCGGCATCGGTCACCGTCGCGCCGGGGGCCAGCGTCCAGGAGGGCACCTCGAGCGTCGCGGCCGCCTCCGCGACGGCGGGGCCGAGGGCGTGCCATGTGATCGCCAACGAGCACCCGGCGTCGCCGAGGACGTACTCGGCTTCGGCCCGGGTGGACATCGTGTTGACCGGCACCACGACACAGCCCGCGGCCTGGATCCCGAGGTAGGCCACCACGAACTCGGGCACCGACGGCGCCGCCAGCAGCACCCGGTCCCCGGGAGACAGGCCCGCGGCCGCCAAGGCGCTCGCGTACCGGGCGCTCGCGTCACGCAGTTGCCGGTAGGTCCATCGACCCGCGCCGCCGCGCAGCGCGATGTTGTCGGGAGTTGCGGCCGCGTGGCGGCAGACCGGGTCGAGAACACTGGCCATGGGCGGTGCCTTCCGGGAATGTGCGCAGGTGACGCAGTGCGGGTAGAGGCACGACCGATCTCCCGCGACCGGTCGATCGATCGGTCAGGCGATGATCCTGAAGCGTTCCGCGAGTTGGCGGCGGGTGTCGGAGGCGCCGGTGTGCAGCACGCCCTCGATCCCGATCCGCGCCGCTCCGTCGAGGTTCTGCTGCAGATCGTCGATCATGACTGCTTCCTCGGGGGCGACGCCGAGGCGTTCGCATGCGATCGCGTAGATCCGCCGGGAAGGCTTGCGGATCCCGAGCTCGGCGGAGATGACGACCGCGTCGGCCACGGCGGCGAGGTCGACGCCGTCATAGGTTCCGGTTCCGAACGAATTGGACACCAGCGCAACGGGATACCCGGCGGCGCGGAGATCATCCAGCAGGGCGAGCACCTGCTGATCGATCGACATTCCCGCCTGCATCCGGGCCGTGAGCCCCTCCGCCTGTACGTCGGCGCCGTGGGCCCGGAGACGCTCGGCGAATCCTCGCTCGAAGGCCTCGGCGTCGATACGGCCTGACTCGTGATCGGCCAGGAGGGTGCGGGACGGCTGATCCCGGCTCAGGAGGTCGAGCGGCAGGCGCGGGTCACCGCCGAGCGAGGCACCGAAGTCGGTGAAAGCCCGCAACACGCTGGAGGTGATGACACCGCCGAAGTCCACGAGCACCGCGGTTCGGTCCTTGTCCGCCACTTTCGACACAGTCTCACTCTCTTTTCCGGCCGGCTTTCCCCGGCCTCGCGCGACGGCAGCGATGCCCCGCCGGCGCCCCGGCAGGGAGCCGGAACTCAGGCGACCTCGAACAGCCCGGCTGCGCCCATTCCGCCGCCGACGCACATCGAGATCACCACGTACCTGACGCCACGGCGCTTGCCTTCTATCAGGGCGTGCCCCACCAGGCGGGCACCGGTCATCCCGTACGGATGGCCGACCGAGATTCCGCCGCCGTCGACGTTGAACCGCTCCGGGTCGATGTCCAGTTCGTCACGGCAGTACAGCGCCTGGGACGCGAACGCCTCGTTGAGCTCCCAGAGACCGATGTCGTCGATGGTCAGGTCGTGCTGCTTCAGCAGCTTCGGGATGGCGAAGACCGGGCCGATTCCCATCTCGTCCGGTCCGCAACCGGCAACGGCCATGCCGCGGTACACCCCCAGCGGCTCGAGTCCGCGGCGCTCGGCTTCCTTCGACTCCATCAACACCGACGCCGAAGCCCCGTCCGACAACTGGGAAGAGTTGCCCGCCGTGACGCTGGAACGCACGGTCACCTGACCGTCCGGCAGCACCGGCGCCAAACCGGCCAGGCCCTCGAGGGTGGTCGACGCGCGGTTGCCCTCGTCCCGTGTCAGAGTCACGGCCTCGTCCCGCGCCTCCCCGGACTGCTTGTCCAGGACCTTCTTGACGCTGTCGAGCGCGACGATCTCCTGGTCGAACCGTCCGGCCTCTTGTGCCGCCGCTGTGCGCTGCTGTGACATCAGCGCGAACTCGTCCTGGCGTTCCCGGCTCACGCCGTAGCGTTCGGCGACGATCTCCGCCGTCTGCAACATCGGCATGTAGATGCTCGGCCTGTGCTCGACCAGCCAGGGATCCGCCATGCGGTGGGTGTTCATGCGGTCGTTCTGGACCAGGGAGATCGACTCGACCCCGCCACCGACGGCGACCTGCATCCCGTCGCCGACGATCTGCTTGGCTGCCGTCGCGATCGCCATCAGCCCCGACGAGCACTGCCGGTCGATCGTCATCCCCGACACGGAGTCCGGAAGCCCTGCGCGAAGAGCGGCCTGACGGGCGATGTTGCCACCGGAGGACCCTTGCTGCATGGCACAGCCGAGGATCACGTCCTCGACCTCACCTCCCTCGAGCCCCGCGCGCCCCACCGCGTGCGAGAGGGCATGGGCGGCAAGTTCCTGCGCCTGGGTGTCGTTGAACGCGCCGCGGTACGCCCTTCCGATCGGCGTCCGTGCCGTCGAAACGATGACTGCTTCCCTCATGTCGCCTCACTGCTTCCTGTCGGTCCGGCTCGTCCGGGAGCTTCAGGGCGCGGGGTCCCCGAGATCCCTGAGCCGGACCCGTTGGTTATAGTTGAATCTGGCGTCAGGTTCAACCATGCACGGGGACAACGCCGTCCGAAGAGCACCGCCTGCGGTCGCCATGGGCGAATGCACGCGCTCTCGACCTTGACAATCCATCTCCCCGACTGGAGGCTGACCGACCAGTCGGTATGAAGGGATGGACCGTGTCCGAGCTGAGCATCTCCACTGCTGCGGGCGTGTTCGACGCGATTGCGGCGGGCCCACCCGATGGCCGCCCGGTGCTCTTGCTGCACGGCTTCCCGCAGACCGGGCTGGCGTGGCGACGGCAGATCGCGGCGTTGGCCGAGCACGGCTACCGGGTGGTGGCACCCGACCAGCGCGGCTACTCCCCCGGCGTCCGCCCCGAACGGCCCGAGGACTACCGCATCGGCGCCCTGGTCGACGATGTGCTCGCCATCACGGAGGAACTGGGTTGGGCGTCCTTCGACCTGGTAGGCCATGACTGGGGAGGCGCGGTGGCGTGGTGGACCGCCGATGCCCACCCCGGCCGCGTACGCACCGTGACGGTTGTCTCGACCCCGCACCCCGGTGCTCTGGCCACCGCCCTGCGCACCGACCAGGACCAACGAGAACGATCTCGCTACATGATCGAATGGCGCGAAGCGCCCGCGACCGAGGAACGCATGCTCGCCGGCGACGCCGAGGCGCTTCGCGCCTCATACGCCGGAAAGGTCCCGCAGGACAGTGCCGACGCCTACGTGCGGCACCTGTCCCGACCGGGCGCTCTCACCGCGGCACTGAACTGGTACCGGGCCGGCCGCCCCGACGGCGCGATCGGTGTCATCGACGTCCCCACGCTGTACGTCTGGAGCACTCAGGACAGCGCCTTCGGCCCGGCCGCCGCGCAGGAGACCCGGCAGTGGGTCAAGGGGCCGTACCGGTTCGAGACCCTCCAGGGTGTCAGCCACTGGGTCCCCGAGGAGGCGCCCGAGACGCTGAACCGCCTGCTGCTCGAACACCTGCGCCGACACGTCGAGTAGCGAACCACAGCGACGTCCCCGTCCATGACTCTCAGAAGAGGTGACCCCATGAAGGCAGCGCGAGCAGCCTGGCGCCGACTCGAGCCCGTACACGCCATGATCTACTTCGCCCCCGAGGCAAGACGACGGTACGCGGACCTAGGACTCGGCGGACGCGCCGGGTACTTCGCCTCCCGGAGCGCCGCCTTCGGCCGGGCATCCGCCGACCTGGTCGTCTCGACCTTCTACAACTTCAACCCCGACGTCGTACGGCAGGCGGTCGACGGGGCCTGGGGCGCTGCGACGCCGGAGCAGGTGCTGGACGCGCGCCACGCCGCCGTGAGCGAGGCCCTGCGACGGGCCGGCATCCACCAACTCCCCGCACTGGTCGAGGTCCTGGCACTCACCCGCCGGGCCGCCGAGGCGGCCTGCGGACACCCGCAGGGCCGCCCGCTCTTCGCCGCCCATGCCGCGCTGCCCTGGCCGGAGGATCCGGTGCGGCAGCTGTGGCATGCCCAGACGCTGCTACGGGAGTTCCGTGGCGACGGACACGTCGCGTGCCTGCTGAGCGAAGGCATCGGGGGCTTGGAGTCCCTGGTTCTGCACGCTGCCACCGGGGATGTCCCCGTCGACTTCCTCAAGGCAAGCCGCGCGTGGCCCGAGGAGAAGTGGGCCGACGCCGAGGAGCGCCTGCGCACGCGGGGTCTCCTCGACGGCAACTCCCTCAGCCCGGAAGGCGCACGCCTGCGCCAACACATCGAGGACCGCACCGACCGCCTGGCCCTTCCCGCCTACGCCGCCCTGGGCGACGCCGACTGCGAACGCCTCGCCGAACTGGCGAGCCCGTTCGGCCGCGCGGTCGTCGACGCCGGCCTTCTCAAGGTCGGCTGACGGAGCCCTCACTGCTCGATTCTCATGCCCTACCGACCGTCTTCGCCCGCTGGGCCGTGGTGGCCGGCGCGGGCGATGAGCAGGGCCACGTCGTCGTGGTCGCCTCCACCACGCAGGGTGCGCAGCAGCAGGTCACAGGTGGCGTCGAGGGAGCGGTCGGGGTCGTCGAGGACGTCGAGGAGAGCGTTCAGGCGTGCGTCGATCGGCTGGTCGCGGGTCTCGACCAGGCCGTCGGTGTAGAGGACGAGCTGGTCGCCCGACCCGATATCGATGGAGGTCGAGTCGAAGGAAATGCCGCAGCCGCCCAGAGGTGCGCCGGTGGGCAGGTCGAGGAGCTCGCGGGTGCCGTCGAGGCGAAGGAGGACGGGTGGCAGGTGCCCGGCGAGTGAGAGACGGCATTGCGCGATGCGGGGGTCGAAGACGGCATAGACGCAGGTGGCGAGAGTGTCGAGGCCGTCCGTGATGTGGTCGAGGTGGTGCAGGACCTGGTCGGGTGCCAGATCGAGGTCGGCCAGGGTTCTCGTGGCGGTGCGCAGCTGTCCCATGGTGGCGGCGGCTGCGACACCGCTGCCCATGACGTCGCCGACGACGAGGGCGGTCTTGTCGCCGGCCAGGGGGATGACGTCGAACCAGTCGCCGCCGATCTCGATGGTGGCCTGGGCGGGGCGGTAGCGGTAGGCGACGTCGAGACCGGGACGTTGTGGAGGAGGGTGGGGCAGGAGGCTGCGCTGGAGGGTGAGGGCGGTGCGGCGCTGCTCTTCCACGGCGCGGTGCCGGTCGGTGACGTCGACGCTGGAGGTGGCCACGCCCAGCACTTTCCCGTTGGAGGTTTCGAGCCGGTAGAAAGAGATCGACCAGGCATGGTCATGGTTCGGGTCGGCCGCCGTGCGGCCGACGGTGTAATGGTCAACGATCGGGTTCCCTGTGGTCAGGACATCGCGCATGGCCGCTTCGAAGGACTGATCCAGGCAGGGCAGCACGTCGTGGACGTGGCGGCCGACGTGCTCGGCGGCCGGCACGCCGTTCATCCGTTCTTCGGCGGGGTTGACGGAGATGTACCGGAGATCTGTGTCCAGCATGGCGAGACCGATCGGCGACTGGGACACCAGCTGGGCGGACAGGGACAGGTTCCGCTCCACTCGCCGCAGCGTCGCCTGGTCCGTGGCCAGACCCAGCGCCCAGTAGTCGCGCTGGTCGTCCTGCAGCCGCATGTTGCGGAACTCCACCAGCAGCGAGCTGCCGTCCTTGTGCCGGACGGGGAAGACCCCTGCCCAGCTCTCCCCGTCCTGCATGACCTTGGCGAACAGCTCCAGCACCGCGTCCAGGTGCTCCTTTTCGATGAGCAGGTGGCCCGCGTACTGGCCCAGGGCCTCCTCGGCGCTGTAGCCGAACAGCTTCTCGGCCTGCGGGCTCCAGAGATCGACCCTGCCCTCGGCATCGAGGAGGACGGCGGCCACGTTCAGCACGTCCAGCAGGTCCCCCGGCCTGGACGGAAAAACACCCGCGCCGGGATCACTGCGGAAGGGTTCGGTCCCGCCCATGTCCAGACTCCTTCCGGCCGCCGATCAGACTGCCGTCCACCGGACCGGACACGTGCCGGCGCCCGTCCCGGTCCCCCCATCGTCCCCCTCCGCCACCCGCCCCCGCACCCCAGCCGTGGGGCCGAGAGCCGGCGCGAAGGCACTCCGCCTGGATGACGCCATGCAGGCAGCAACAGGCGCAGAACGACCCACTCACCAGATCCGGCACGACGCTCGGCCCCGCATGATCGATCACCTGCGTCAGCCGCCGGCCCAGCTCCAGCTGCGAGGCATGGCCCATGGCCTCGCGCACCTTCGCGACATCATCCTCCCGGCTGAGCATCCAGGCCCCTCGAACAGGCCGAACCCGTCGCGCACCGAGGCTGCCCCTCCGATCGCTGTCGTCGTCGGCGTCCGCTGCCGCGTCGGCGTCCGCTGCCGCGACGACGGCGGTGAGGATCCTCTCTCAGGTGCCGTCGACGGCCCATCCGATCAGCCGCTTGTGAGCGGTCTGGAAGGGAGGTCCCTACCGGTCGGCACCACCTCCTGCAGCGCCCCGGTCGCGGCCCGGCCGCGGCCCGCCATCTGCGCCGCACCCGCCGGGCCGCCTCCCGATACGCCGGATCGCAGTACCGGCGGCCGCGTTCGGCCGCTCCGGCAAGGCCGTCCCACATCAGCCACACCGAACAGCACCCATGTGCGGACTACGCGTCCGCCGTTCCGTGACGGCACCCCGCCGGCAGAGCAGGAATGCTTCTCCGCCTGCCGGGCGCCGTGCCGCCGGATCAGTCCACCATCATCTGTTGGATCGGCCTCCACGACGGTCGACGAACCCGTCGGAACCGAGGAGGAGTTCGAGAAGTCGCCCGGGACCCGGAGGGGCAGGTGATGATCGGCGTCGGCGACCATCTCCAGCCGCGCGTCGGGGATGCCGTCGGCGAGGCGCCTGGCGATGACGCTGATCTCTGGGTGGTGAAGATCGCCGAGGACTACCATCGTCGTCACCTTGATCCGGGCCGGACGAACCACGGTGTGGTGCCGTGCCGGCGCTGCGAAGAGACGGTTCCACAGGCGGCTGTCGTGGACCGATCCGTGGAGCAGAACGAGCGGCAGGCCGTCCCCGGCCTTCTCGGCCCGGATGTGACCTCAGCCGGCGACGGGGATCAACTCGGTCGTCATACCCGGGATTCGATCACACCGCCGCATCCACCAGAAGCAGAGCCCACCCGACGGAGAGAACTGCACAAGCCCGCCGGGAAATCCGAGAGGGCCAGGCCTGGCCGGCCTGGCCGTCGCCCGGTAGCTTCACCGCTCATCCCAGCGCCCGGTCGAGGTTGAATGCCGCACTGATCAGGGCGAGATGCGTGAACGCCTGCGGGAAGTTGCCGCTCTGCTCGCCAGTGTGGTCGATTTCCTCCGCGTACAGCCCGAGATGGTTGGCGTACGTGAGCATCTTCTCGAACGCCAGCTGCGCGTCCTCGAGGCGGCCGGCGCGACTGAGTGCCTCGACGTACCAGAAGGAGCAGATCGAGAACGTGCCTTCCTCGCCCCGTAGGCCGTCCGGGCTGGCCTGCGGGTCGTATCGGTAGACCAGGGAGTCGGAAACCAGCTCGTCGCCCAGTGCGTCCAACGTCGAAAGCCATTTCGGATCCGTCGGGGAGATGAATTTCGCCAGCGGCATCATCAACACGGAGGCGTCGAGGACGCTGTCGCCGTAGTGCTGGAGGAAGGCCTTGCGGTCCGCCGACCAGCCGCTGTGCATGATCTGGCGGTAGATGGCGTCACGTTGGCCGCTCCAGCGCGCCATGTCGGCCGGCAGCCCGCGATGCTGGGCCAGGCGCATCGCACGCTCGATCGCCACCCAGCACATCAGGCGCGAGTAGAGGAAGCTCTTGCGTCCGCCACGGGTCTCCCAGATGCCCTCGTCGGGCTGGTCCCAGTTGTCGCAGACCCAGTCGACCAGCTCGGAGACGGTGTCCCAGTGTGCGCTGGATATCGGCTCC
Coding sequences within it:
- a CDS encoding nitronate monooxygenase family protein, with translation MSLPPVLRDRLRLPVVASPMFIVSTPELVIAQSTSGIVGSFPTLNARPRSALREWLQRITRELAKHDADHPEAPSAPFAVNLIVHKTNSRLEEDLATVVEFEVPIIITSLGARADVNDAVHSYGGIVLHDVISNRFAHKAVEKGADGLIAVAAGAGGHAGTLSPFALVQEIRDWFDGPLLLSGSIAHGRSILAAQAAGADLAYVGSAFIATDEANSEGRYKQMIVDSTAADIVYSDLFTGVHGNYLRGSIEAAGLDPAALPGSDPSAMDFGNRDIEAKAWRDIWGAGQGVGAVGAVLPAAAVVERLAGEYAAAKRRLRCM
- a CDS encoding AMP-binding protein, which gives rise to MASVLDPVCRHAAATPDNIALRGGAGRWTYRQLRDASARYASALAAAGLSPGDRVLLAAPSVPEFVVAYLGIQAAGCVVVPVNTMSTRAEAEYVLGDAGCSLAITWHALGPAVAEAAATLEVPSWTLAPGATVTDAAPFPLVDRDRDETAAILYTSGTTGRPKGARLTVGNLLSAGEIGAECSRGSSADRTGTGLPLFHVFGQASVMMATLTAGGSMSLLARFDPTSMLEMLRRDRLTIMAGVPTMWNAMLHAAGGANPADFAGLRVAVSGGASLPGEIARAFEARFGCTILEGYGLTETTAFGTFNDIDRGGKTGYTGRAVPRLQVQVRDIDGNECPPGTVGEVHIKGPTVMRGYWNRPADTAAAISPDGWFRTGDLGETDTDGDLRIVDRIKDLIIRGGYNVYPGEVEEVLYEHPDVIEAAVIGVPDDHYGEEVAALVATRPGSELGAAEVSTWTRERLSAYKVPRIIRFVDALPKGPSGKILKRSIDRTELTREPGPGDVPARRH
- a CDS encoding HAD family phosphatase, whose translation is MSKVADKDRTAVLVDFGGVITSSVLRAFTDFGASLGGDPRLPLDLLSRDQPSRTLLADHESGRIDAEAFERGFAERLRAHGADVQAEGLTARMQAGMSIDQQVLALLDDLRAAGYPVALVSNSFGTGTYDGVDLAAVADAVVISAELGIRKPSRRIYAIACERLGVAPEEAVMIDDLQQNLDGAARIGIEGVLHTGASDTRRQLAERFRIIA
- a CDS encoding acetyl-CoA C-acyltransferase, with the protein product MREAVIVSTARTPIGRAYRGAFNDTQAQELAAHALSHAVGRAGLEGGEVEDVILGCAMQQGSSGGNIARQAALRAGLPDSVSGMTIDRQCSSGLMAIATAAKQIVGDGMQVAVGGGVESISLVQNDRMNTHRMADPWLVEHRPSIYMPMLQTAEIVAERYGVSRERQDEFALMSQQRTAAAQEAGRFDQEIVALDSVKKVLDKQSGEARDEAVTLTRDEGNRASTTLEGLAGLAPVLPDGQVTVRSSVTAGNSSQLSDGASASVLMESKEAERRGLEPLGVYRGMAVAGCGPDEMGIGPVFAIPKLLKQHDLTIDDIGLWELNEAFASQALYCRDELDIDPERFNVDGGGISVGHPYGMTGARLVGHALIEGKRRGVRYVVISMCVGGGMGAAGLFEVA
- a CDS encoding alpha/beta hydrolase, with the translated sequence MSELSISTAAGVFDAIAAGPPDGRPVLLLHGFPQTGLAWRRQIAALAEHGYRVVAPDQRGYSPGVRPERPEDYRIGALVDDVLAITEELGWASFDLVGHDWGGAVAWWTADAHPGRVRTVTVVSTPHPGALATALRTDQDQRERSRYMIEWREAPATEERMLAGDAEALRASYAGKVPQDSADAYVRHLSRPGALTAALNWYRAGRPDGAIGVIDVPTLYVWSTQDSAFGPAAAQETRQWVKGPYRFETLQGVSHWVPEEAPETLNRLLLEHLRRHVE
- a CDS encoding SpoIIE family protein phosphatase, which encodes MGGTEPFRSDPGAGVFPSRPGDLLDVLNVAAVLLDAEGRVDLWSPQAEKLFGYSAEEALGQYAGHLLIEKEHLDAVLELFAKVMQDGESWAGVFPVRHKDGSSLLVEFRNMRLQDDQRDYWALGLATDQATLRRVERNLSLSAQLVSQSPIGLAMLDTDLRYISVNPAEERMNGVPAAEHVGRHVHDVLPCLDQSFEAAMRDVLTTGNPIVDHYTVGRTAADPNHDHAWSISFYRLETSNGKVLGVATSSVDVTDRHRAVEEQRRTALTLQRSLLPHPPPQRPGLDVAYRYRPAQATIEIGGDWFDVIPLAGDKTALVVGDVMGSGVAAAATMGQLRTATRTLADLDLAPDQVLHHLDHITDGLDTLATCVYAVFDPRIAQCRLSLAGHLPPVLLRLDGTRELLDLPTGAPLGGCGISFDSTSIDIGSGDQLVLYTDGLVETRDQPIDARLNALLDVLDDPDRSLDATCDLLLRTLRGGGDHDDVALLIARAGHHGPAGEDGR